A genomic region of Methanothermobacter sp. CaT2 contains the following coding sequences:
- a CDS encoding NAD(P)/FAD-dependent oxidoreductase, translating to MTEVDVLVIGAGPAGSTAAKHAAMGGASVLLIDKKSEIGAPKRCAEGVSVGGLESLGIEPNPRWITKKLDGVRLVSPNGTDVWLTSDKVELPEAGYILERKVFDKHMAMDAARAGSRIMVKTLATGMEKTGDGYLVSAECMGREFEIKARIVIAADGPESRVARWAGLNTATRPKDMESAAQFEMVGVEMEDNNCIEFYFGSVAPGGYAWIFPKGDDIANVGLGVLSTETDKSAYEHLVEFVESCPATKNAQPVELNIGGDPVGGMPKELVADSLMVVGDAAGQVNPLTGGGIISGMTGGMLAGRVAAAAVSEGDVSKKRLSEYERLCREEIGKEIDRYLKVKDYMLTLSDSELDSIAEAFQDVEFEKVSTTELVKKLIKVSPKALIKLGKLF from the coding sequence CTGAAGTTGATGTCCTTGTGATTGGCGCTGGACCAGCCGGTTCAACAGCAGCAAAACACGCCGCCATGGGCGGTGCAAGTGTACTCCTCATTGACAAGAAATCAGAGATAGGGGCCCCGAAGAGGTGCGCCGAGGGGGTCTCTGTTGGAGGCCTAGAGTCCCTGGGGATAGAGCCAAACCCCCGCTGGATCACAAAGAAACTTGATGGTGTGCGTCTGGTCTCCCCCAACGGCACAGATGTATGGCTGACCTCAGATAAGGTGGAGCTGCCAGAGGCAGGATACATACTTGAGAGGAAGGTCTTTGACAAGCACATGGCAATGGACGCTGCAAGGGCAGGGTCACGGATCATGGTGAAGACCCTTGCAACCGGGATGGAGAAAACCGGTGACGGGTACCTTGTCAGCGCAGAGTGCATGGGCAGGGAGTTTGAGATAAAGGCCAGGATAGTCATCGCAGCCGACGGCCCCGAGTCAAGGGTTGCAAGGTGGGCCGGCCTAAACACAGCCACGAGGCCCAAGGACATGGAGTCAGCGGCCCAGTTCGAGATGGTCGGAGTGGAGATGGAGGACAATAACTGCATCGAATTCTACTTTGGAAGCGTGGCCCCCGGTGGATACGCCTGGATCTTCCCAAAGGGTGACGATATCGCCAACGTGGGCCTGGGGGTTCTCTCAACAGAGACCGATAAGAGCGCCTATGAACACCTGGTTGAATTCGTTGAGTCATGCCCTGCAACAAAAAACGCTCAGCCTGTTGAACTCAACATAGGTGGGGACCCAGTTGGTGGCATGCCAAAGGAACTTGTGGCCGACAGCCTCATGGTTGTTGGGGACGCTGCAGGTCAGGTGAACCCCCTCACAGGTGGCGGAATAATAAGCGGCATGACCGGTGGTATGCTGGCAGGAAGGGTTGCTGCTGCAGCGGTCAGTGAGGGTGATGTCAGCAAAAAGAGGCTCAGTGAGTACGAAAGGCTCTGCCGTGAGGAGATCGGGAAGGAGATAGACAGGTACCTCAAGGTCAAGGACTACATGCTTACACTCAGTGACAGTGAACTAGATTCAATCGCAGAGGCATTCCAGGATGTCGAGTTTGAGAAGGTGAGCACCACAGAACTCGTTAAGAAGCTCATAAAGGTCTCAC